In one window of Dromaius novaehollandiae isolate bDroNov1 chromosome W, bDroNov1.hap1, whole genome shotgun sequence DNA:
- the LOC135323425 gene encoding adenomatous polyposis coli protein isoform X4 has product MASSGQIDLLERLKELNLESSSFPGVKLRPKVSMRSYGSREGSVSSRSGECSPVPMGSFPRRGFMNGSRESTGYLEELEKERSLLLAELEKEEKEKDWYYAQLQNLTKRIDSLPLTENFSLQTDMTRRQLEYEARQIRAAMEEQLGTCQDMEKRAQVRVARIQQIEKDILRIRQLLQSQAAEAERAPQSKHDTGSHDTERQNEGQGAAEISMATTGTGQGSAARMDHETASVMSSSNSYSVPRRLTSHLGTKVTEDYKPQVEMVYSLLSMLGTHDKDDMSRTLLAMSSSQDSCIAMRQSGCLPLLIQLLHGNDKDSVLLGNSRGSKEARARASAALHNIIHSQPDDKRGRREIRVLHLLEQIRAYCETCWEWQEAHEQGMDQDKNPMPAPVDHQICPAVCVLMKLSFDEEHRHAMNELGGLQAIAELLQVDCEMYGLTNDHYSVTLRRYAGMALTNLTFGDVANKATLCSMKGCMRALVAQLKSESEDLQQVIASVLRNLSWRADVNSKKTLREVGSVKALMECALEVKKESTLKSVLSALWNLSAHCTENKADICAVDGALAFLVGTLTYRSQTNTLAIIESGGGILRNVSSLIATNEDHRQILRENSCLQTLLQHLKSHSLTIVSNACGTLWNLSARNAKDQEALWDMGAVSMLKNLIHSKHKMIAMGSAAALRNLMANRPAKYKDANIMSPGSSLPSLHVRKQKALEAELDAQHLSETFDNIDNLSPKASHRNKQRHKQNIYSEYVLDSNRHDDGICRSESFNTGNVTVLSPYLNTTVLPGSSSSGRGNTESSRSEKDRSLDRDRAVGLNSYHPATENTGNSSKRIGVQISTAAAQIAKVMEEVTSMHIPQEDRSSGSTSEMHCLTEDRNAPRRTATAHTHSNTYFPKSENSSRTCPVPYTKMEYKRASNDSLNSVSSSDGYGKRGQMKPSIESYSEDDESKFCSYGQYPADLAHKIHSANHMDDNDGELDTPINYSLKYSDEQLNSGRQSPSQNERWARPKHIIDDEIKQNEQRQSRSQNATYPVYTESGDDKHMKYQSPFGQQECVSSFRSRGSSGSDQNRVGSTLGMNQKVSQSLCQVDDYDDDKPTNYSERYSEEEQHEEEEDRPTNYSIKYNEEEHHVDQPIDYSLKYSTEVPPSSQKPSFTFSKSSSVQSTKTDHISSSSGNTSAPSASSKRQNQLHPSSAQSRGSHAQKTASCKTPSINQETIQTYCVEDTPICFSRCSSLSSLSSAEDEMGRDQSARVTDANNTLQIAELKENSGTLSTEGAVSEVASTSQHIRTKSSRLQTSSLSPSDSSRHKAVEFSSGAKSPSKSGAQTPKSPPEHYVQETPLMFSRCTSVSSLDSFESRSIASSVQSEPCSGMVSGIISPSDLPDSPGQTMPPSRSKTPPPAQGAQVKREAAKGKVPNAEKREPGPRQAAVNAAVQRVQVLPDADTLLHFATESTPDGFSCSSSLSALSLDEPFIQKDVELRIMPPVHENEHGNEAEPEQPDDAIDNQEKKAEKPTEAEKDILDDSDDDDIEILEECIISAMPTKSSRKAKKPSQASASKIPPPVARKPSQLPVYKLLPSQSRLQSQKHVSFTPGDDMPRVYCVEGTPINFSTATSLSDLTIESPPNELANVENVGTGTDSGEFEKRDTIPTEGRSTDDSQRAKSSTVTALGLDDDKTEEGDILAECINSAMPKGKSHKPFRVKKIMDQIQQASSPLNNKNQSEGEKKKPTSPVKPAPQNNEYRARIRKNTEPKSNISNERSYSENRDAKKHLKNNSRDFNDKLPNNEERVRGSFAFDSPHHYTPIEGTPYCFSRNDSLSSLDFDDDDVDLSREKAELRKGKEAKETETKDCTNTEQSSNQQPSNRTQVCQKHPPGRSQPKTFSQSTKDIPDRGAATDEKMQNFAIENTPVCFSRNSSLSSLSDIDQENNNNKESEPAKRTEAPDPQIESSRPQTSGYAPKSFHVEDTPVCFSRNSSLSSLSIDSEDDLLQECISSAMPKKKKPSRVKSESEKNNSRNIGGILAEDLTLDLRDIQRPDSEHGFSPDSENFDWKAIQEGANSIVSSLHQAAAAASLSRQASSDSDSILSLKSGISLGSPFHLTPDQEEKPFTSNKGPRILKPGEKSTLESKKVESENKGIKGGKKVYKSIITGKARSNSEVSSQLKQPQQTSMPSISRGRTMIHIPGVRNSSSSTSPVSKKGLPLKNTNSKSPSEGQSCTSSPRGVKSSVKPEPAPVTRQPSQQGGSSKGPSRSGSRDSTPSRPQQQPLSRPLQSPGRNSISPGRNGISPPNKLSQLPRTSSPSTASTKSSSSGRMSYTSPGRQMSQQNLTKQTALPKSNSGIPRSESASKGLNQILSSGGSNKKTELSRMSSTKSSGSESDRSERPVLVRQSTFIKEAPSPTLRRKLEESASFESLSPSRPDSPTRSQIQTPVLSPSLPDMSLSTHSTAQTSGWRKLPPNLSPSVEYDGRPVKRHDIARSHSESPSRLPINRSGTWKREHSKHSSSLPRVSTWRRTGSSSSILSASSESSEKAKSEDEKQHGSSVSGPKQSKESQAPAKGTWRKIKENEIPQIMNDPQHSSSGATNGSDSKTLIYQMAPAVSKTEDVWVRIEDCPINNPRSGRSPTGNTPPVIDSVSEKGGVNGKDSKESQEKQNAGNGNVPVRTIGLENRLNSFIQIDSPDKKGTEAKPVQNNAAPAPENNESTVSERTPFSSSSSSKHSSPSGAVAARVTPFNYNPSPRKSSADNSSARPSQIPTPVNNSAKKRDSKTENTDSSGTQSPKRHSGSYLVTSV; this is encoded by the exons GTGGAAATGGTGTATTCATTGTTGTCAATGCTTGGTACTCATGATAAGGATGACATGTCGCGAACTTTGCTAGCAATGTCTAGCTCCCAAGACAGCTGCATAGCCATGCGTCAGTCTGGATGTCTTCCCCTCCTCATCCAGCTTTTACATGGCAACGATAAAGACTCTGTGTTGTTAGGAAACTCTCGTGGTAGTAAAGAGGCCCGTGCCAGAGCCAGTGCCGCACTGCATAACATCATTCACTCCCAGCCTGATGATAAGCGAGGCAGACGGGAAATCCGCGTGCTCCATCTTTTGGAGCAAATCCGTGCTTACTGTGAAACATGTTGGGAATGGCAGGAGGCGCATGAACAAGGCATGGACCAAGACAAAAACCCAA TGCCAGCTCCAGTTGATCATCAGATCTGTCCTGCAGTATGTGTTTTGATGAAACTTTCATTTGATGAAGAACATAGGCATGCAATGAATGAGCTTG gagGTTTGCAGGCCATTGCAGAGCTGTTGCAAGTGGATTGTGAAATGTATGGACTTACAAATGACCACTATAGTGTTACATTAAGAAGGTATGCTGGAATGGCTCTGACAAACTTGACTTTTGGAGATGTGGCCAACAAG GCTACGTTATGTTCTATGAAGGGCTGCATGAGAGCTCTTGTAGCCCAATTAAAATCTGAAAGCGAAGACTTGCAACAG GTCATTGCAAGTGTGTTGAGGAACTTGTCCTGGCGAGCAGATGTAAACAGTAAAAAGACTCTACGTGAAGTTGGAAGTGTGAAAGCATTGATGGAATGTGCTTTAGAAGTTAAGAAG GAATCCACCTTAAAAAGTGTTTTGAGTGCCTTATGGAATTTGTCAGCACACTGCACTGAGAACAAAGCTGATATATGTGCTGTTGATGGTGCTCTTGCATTTCTAGTTGGCACACTGACGTACCGGAGCCAAACAAACACTTTAGCCATTATTGAAAGTGGAGGAGGGATACTAAGAAATGTTTCTAGCTTAATTGCTACTAATGAGGACCACAG GCAAATCTTAAGAGAGAACAGCTGCTTACAAACCTTGTTACAGCACCTGAAGTCACACAGTTTGACAATAGTCAGTAATGCATGTGGGACCCTGTGGAACCTTTCTGCACGAAATGCAAAGGATCAGGAAGCACTGTGGGACATGGGAGCAGTAAGCATGCTCAAAAATCTCATTCACTCAAAACACAAAATGATAGCAATGGGCAGTGCTGCAGCTCTAAGAAACCTGATGGCAAATAGGCCAGCAAAATATAAGGATGCCAATATCATGTCTCCAGGATCAAGCTTACCATCTCTTCATGTTAGAAAAcaaaaggcactggaagcagaaTTAGATGCTCAGCATTTATCAGAGACTTTTGACAACATTGATAATTTAAGCCCAAAAGCTTCTCACCGTAATAAGCAGAGACATAAGCAAAATATATACAGCGAGTATGTCTTGGACTCCAATCGGCATGATGATGGGATTTGCAGATCAGAGAGTTTTAATACTGGTAATGTGACTGTACTTTCACCATATTTAAATACTACAGTATTGCCTGGCTCCTCTTCCTCCGGTAGAGGAAATACAGAAAGTTCTCGATCTGAGAAAGACAGAAGTCTTGACAGGGATCGTGCAGTAGGTTTAAATAGCTATCATCCAGCTACAGAGAATACTGGGAACTCCTCTAAGAGAATAGGAGTGCAAATTTCTACTGCTGCAGCTCAGATTGCCAAAGTTATGGAAGAAGTAACAAGTATGCATATTCCACAAGAAGACAGAAGTTCTGGTTCCACTTCTGAAATGCACTGTTTGACAGAAGACAGAAATGCCCCAAGAAGAACAGCCACTGCCCATACTCATTCAAATACGTACTTTCCTAAATCTGAAAATTCCAGCAGGACATGTCCTGTGCCTTACACAAAAATGGAATACAAAAGAGCTTCAAATGATAGCTTAAATAGCGTCAGCAGCAGTGATGGCTATGGTAAAAGAGGCCAAATGAAACCTTCCATTGAATCGTACTCAGAAGATGATGAAAGTAAATTTTGTAGTTACGGTCAATACCCAGCTGATTTGGCACATAAGATACATAGCGCAAATCACATGGATGACAATGATGGAGAGCTGGACACTCCTATTAATTACAGTCTTAAATATTCGGATGAACAGTTGAATTCTGGAAGGCAGAGTCCCTCTCAGAATGAAAGATGGGCAAGGCCTAAGCACATAATAgatgatgaaataaaacaaaatgaacaaaggCAGTCAAGGAGCCAAAATGCAACTTACCCTGTGTATACTGAAAGTGGAGATGATAAACACATGAAATATCAGTCACCTTTTGGACAGCAAGAGTGTGTTTCTTCATTTAGATCAAGAGGATCCAGTGGTTCAGATCAGAACAGAGTAGGCTCAACTCTTGGAATGAATCAGAAAGTGAGCCAGTCCTTGTGCCAGGTTGATGATTATGATGATGATAAGCCAACAAACTACAGTGAACGTTATTCTGAGGAGGAACAacatgaagaggaagaggacagaCCAACCAATTATAGCATAAAGTACAATGAAGAGGAACATCATGTAGATCAGCCTATTGATTATAGTCTAAAATATTCAACAGAAGTTCCTCCGTCTTCTCAGAAGCCATCTTTTACTTTTTCAAAGAGTTCATCAGTGCAAAGCACTAAAACTGACCATATTTCCTCAAGCAGTGGGAACACATCAGCCCCTTCAGCTAGTTCAAAGAGACAGAATCAGCTTCACCCAAgttctgcacagagcagaggcagtCATGCTCAAAAGACTGCCTCCTGTAAGACTCCCTCTATTAATCAGGAAACTATACAAACTTACTGCGTGGAAGATACACCAATATGTTTTTCAAGATGTAGCTCTTTGTCATCTTTGTCATCAGCTGAAGATGAAATGGGGCGTGATCAATCCGCCCGTGTGACGGATGCTAATAACACGCTACAGATAGCAGAACTGAAAGAGAACAGTGGGACTTTGTCTACAGAAGGTGCAGTAAGTGAAGTCGCATCAACATCACAACACATTAGAACAAAATCCAGCAGACTTCAGACTTCTAGTTTATCTCCTTCTGATTCCTCTAGACATAAAGCTGTTGAATTTTCTTCAGGTGCCAAATCTCCCTCAAAGAGTGGTGCACAGACTCCTAAGAGTCCACCAGAACATTATGTGCAGGAGACTCCACTCATGTTCAGCAGATGTACTTCTGTAAGTTCCCTGGATAGTTTTGAAAGCCGTTCAATTGCTAGTTCGGTTCAAAGCGAGCCTTGCAGTGGAATGGTAAGTGGTATTATAAGTCCCAGTGATCTTCCAGATAGCCCTGGACAAACAATGCCTCCAAGCAGAAGTAAAACTCCACCCCCTGCTCAAGGAGCTCAAGTAAAGAGAGAAGCAGCTAAAGGTAAAGTACCTAATGCAGAAAAGAGAGAACCTGGTCCTAGACAGGCAGCCGTGAATGCAGCTGTTCAAAGAGTTCAGGTGTTGCCAGATGCTGATACATTATTACATTTTGCCACGGAAAGTACCCCGGATGGATTTTCCTGCTCTTCTAGTCTAAGTGCTCTGAGTCTTGATGAACCGTTTATACAGAAAGATGTAGAGTTAAGAATAATGCCTCCTGTACATGAAAATGAACATGGAAATGAAGCAGAGCCTGAACAGCCAGATGATGCAATAGATAaccaagagaagaaagcagagaagcctACTGAAGCAGAAAAAGATATTCTGGATGATTCTGATGATGATGATATTGAAATACTGGAAGAATGTATTATTTCTGCAATGCCAACAAAATCTTCACGTAAAGCCAAAAAGCCTTCTCAAGCATCTGCTTCAAAAATACCTCCTCCTGTAGCCAGGAAGCCAAGCCAGCTGCCAGTTTACAAACTTTTGCCTTCACAAAGCAGACTGCAGTCCCAAAAGCATGTGAGTTTTACACCTGGAGATGACATGCCACGGGTATATTGTGTTGAGGGTACACCAATAAATTTTTCAACAGCTACATCTCTGAGCGATCTCACAATAGAATCACCACCAAATGAGTTGGCCAATGTAGAGAATGTTGGTACTGGGACAGACTCAGGGGAATTTGAAAAGAGAGATACCATTCCTACAGAAGGCAGAAGTACAGATGACTCTCAGAGAGCGAAAAGCTCAACTGTGACTGCCCTGGGACTGGATGATGACAAAACAGAAGAGGGCGATATTCTGGCTGAGTGTATTAACTCAGCTATGCCAAAAGGAAAAAGTCACAAACCTTTCAGAGTGAAGAAGATAATGGATCAAATTCAACAAGCATCTTCACCTCTAAATAACAAAAACCAATCGGAAGGTGAGAAAAAGAAGCCAACATCACCAGTAAAGCCTGCTCCCCAAAATAATGAATACAGAGCACGtataagaaaaaacacagagcCTAAAAGCAACATTAGTAATGAAAGAAGCtattcagaaaacagagatgcaaagaaacatcttaaaaataattcaagaGATTTCAATGACAAACTTCCAAATAATGAAGAGCGTGTAAGAGGAAGCTTTGCATTTGATTCTCCTCATCATTACACACCTATTGAGGGAACTCCGTACTGTTTTTCGCGGAATGATTCCCTAAGTTCTTTAgattttgatgatgatgatgttgacCTTTcaagggaaaaagcagaattaagaaaaggaaaagaagcaaaggaaacaGAAACCAAAGACTGCACTAATACCGAGCAGTCTTCAAATCAGCAACCAAGTAATAGGACACAAGTCTGTCAAAAACACCCACCAGGCAGAAGCCAGCCTAAAACTTTCTCTCAGTCAACTAAAGATATTCCAGACAGAGGAGCAGCTACAGATGAGAAGATGCAGAATTTTGCTATCGAAAACACACCTGTTTGTTTTTCTCGCAATTCATCTCTTAGTTCCCTCAGTGATATTGATCAAGAAAACAATAATAACAAAGAAAGCGAACCTGCAAAACGAACTGAGGCTCCTGATCCACAGATAGAATCAAGTAGACCTCAGACTTCCGGCTACGCACCTAAGTCGTTTCACGTTGAAGATACACCCGTATGTTTCTCTAGAAACAGCTCCCTGAGTTCTCTTAGTATTGACTCAGAAGATGATCTTTTGCAGGAATGCATTAGTTCTGCTATgcctaaaaagaaaaagccttcaaGAGTAAAgagtgaaagtgaaaaaaataattccagaaATATAGGTGGTATACTGGCAGAAGATTTAACCCTGGATTTGAGAGATATACAGAGGCCGGATTCAGAACATGGTTTCTCACCTGATTCAGAGAACTTTGATTGGAAAGCTATACAAGAAGGTGCAAATTCTATAGTTAGTAGCTTGCAtcaagctgcagctgctgcatcaCTGTCTAGACAAGCTTCATCAGACTCTGATTCTATCCTTTCATTAAAATCTGGTATTTCTCTAGGGTCACCATTTCATCTTACCCCAGACCAAGAAGAAAAGCCTTTTACTAGTAATAAAGGTCCAAGAATTCTTAAGCCAGGGGAGAAGAGCACACTGGAGTCTAAAAAAGTAGAATCtgaaaataagggaatcaaaggaggaaaaaaagtatataaaagtaTAATTACAGGAAAAGCTCGCTCCAATTCAGAAGTTTCAAGCCAGCTAAAGCAACCACAGCAAACAAGTATGCCTTCAATTTCACGTGGTAGGACAATGATTCATATTCCAGGAGTTCGAAATAGTTCCTCAAGTACTAGTCCCGTTTCCAAGAAAGGTCTCCCACTGAAAAACACAAACTCCAAGAGTCCCAGTGAAGGCCAAAGTTGCACTAGTTCTCCAAGAGGAGTCAAGTCATCAGTGAAACCTGAGCCAGCTCCTGTAACTAGGCAACCCTCTCAACAGGGTGGATCAAGCAAAGGACCTTCCAGATCAGGATCTAGAGACTCCACTCCTTCCAGACCTCAACAGCAGCCATTAAGCAGGCCTCTGCAATCTCCAGGTCGAAACTCAATTTCCCCGGGAAGAAATGGTATAAGTCCTCCCAACAAACTGTCTCAGTTGCCAAGGACTTCCTCTCCTAGTACAGCTTCAACTAAATCTTCAAGTTCGGGAAGAATGTCATATACATCACCGGGCAGGCAGATGAGCCAGCAAAACCTTACAAAGCAAACTGCCTTACCTAAGAGTAACAGTGGCATTCCCAGAAGTGAGTCTGCTTCAAAGGGATTAAACCAGATTCTCAGTAGTGGTGGATCCAACAAAAAGACTGAACTGTCCAGAATGTCATCCACAAAATCTAGCGGAAGTGAATCTGACAGATCTGAGAGACCTGTTCTGGTTCGTCAGTCAACCTTTATTAAAGAAGCTCCGAGTCCAACTCTAAGACGGAAATTAGAAGAGTCTGCTTCATTTGAATCTCTGTCTCCTTCCAGACCAGATTCTCCCACTAGATCCCAAATACAGACGCCAGTTTTAAGTCCATCTCTTCCTGATATGTCTTTATCCACTCATTCAACTGCCCAGACTAGTGGTTGGCGAAAACTGCCCCCTAATCTGAGCCCTTCTGTGGAATATGATGGGAGACCAGTGAAACGTCATGATATAGCTCGTTCTCATTCTGAGAGTCCATCTAGATTGCCAATCAATAGATCAGGAACATGGAAGCGTGAGCATAGTAAGCATTCCTCATCGCTTCCTCGTGTCAGCACTTGGCGAAGAACTGGAAGTTCTTCCTCAATTCTGTCAGCTTCTTCTGAATCCAGTGAAAAGGCAAAAAGTGAAGATGAAAAGCAACACGGAAGTTCTGTTTCTGGACCTAAGCAAAGTAAAGAAAGTCAAGCACCAGCAAAAGGTacttggagaaaaataaaagaaaatgaaattcctcAAATAATGAATGATCCTCAGCATTCTTCCTCAGGTGCAACGAACGGCTCTGATTCCAAAACTCTAATTTATCAGATGGCACCAGCTGTCTCTAAGACAGAGGATGTGTGGGTGAGGATAGAAGACTGCCCAATTAATAATCCTCGATCTGGAAGGTCCCCAACTGGAAATACTCCCCCTGTTATTGACAGTGTTTCAGAGAAAGGGGGTGTGAATGGTAAAGATTCTAAAGAgagtcaagaaaaacaaaatgcagggAATGGCAACGTTCCTGTTCGTACCATTGGTTTAGAAAATCGTCTGAACTCATTTATTCAAATAGACAGTCCAGACAAGAAGGGAACTGAAGCAAAACCTGTGCAGAATAATGCTGCTCCTGCACCAGAAAATAATGAAAGTACTGTTAGCGAGCGTACACCATTCAgttccagcagctccagcaaacaTAGCTCCCCCAGTGGCGCTGTTGCAGCAAGAGTGACTCCTTTCAACTACAATCCAAGCCCCAGGAAAAGTAGTGCTGACAACAGTTCTGCTCGGCCATCGCAAATACCAACGCCGGTAAATAACAGCGCAAAGAAACGTGActcaaagacagaaaatacagactccagtggaaCTCAGAGCCCTAAACGCCATTCGGGCTCTTACCTGGTGACTTCTGTTTAA